In Bacillus sp. SB49, a single window of DNA contains:
- a CDS encoding YhcN/YlaJ family sporulation lipoprotein — protein sequence MKIKALAIGLLAATSLVACQAEQEARDNDANYDGVQNTRFERSADNMYEEGNNANQYDNDRGMQHNTNYHVAKDAANRIEKNVKGVKNVYVLKTRDNAYVAAELDNPTGDKNEVSDEMEKQIKKAVKDSDQDINNVYISTNPDFVDLTNNYVQDVENGQPVRGFFREFGEMVDRVFPDQRS from the coding sequence ATGAAAATAAAAGCACTTGCTATCGGACTGTTGGCAGCAACGTCGCTTGTAGCCTGTCAAGCAGAACAGGAAGCGAGAGATAACGATGCCAATTATGACGGTGTTCAGAACACAAGGTTTGAACGCTCCGCCGACAATATGTATGAAGAAGGTAACAATGCCAATCAGTATGACAATGACCGCGGAATGCAGCATAATACGAATTACCATGTAGCTAAAGATGCAGCAAACCGTATCGAGAAAAATGTCAAAGGCGTCAAGAATGTTTATGTGTTGAAAACACGTGACAATGCCTATGTAGCGGCAGAGCTTGATAATCCAACCGGAGACAAGAACGAAGTTTCCGATGAAATGGAGAAGCAGATCAAAAAAGCGGTGAAGGATTCGGACCAGGATATTAACAATGTCTATATTTCCACGAATCCGGACTTCGTTGATTTGACGAACAACTATGTACAGGATGTAGAAAACGGACAACCTGTACGTGGTTTCTTCCGTGAATTCGGAGAAATGGTTGACCGGGTTTTCCCGGACCAACGCTCGTAA
- a CDS encoding YhdB family protein produces MNYDYDKALHFMIWGQWDDLLVLMVRTRDQFLSKKIESFLHSCYYPSDQSEMLEAHEALLSYIDHAQTKTLEPSFTI; encoded by the coding sequence ATGAATTACGATTATGACAAAGCACTTCACTTCATGATTTGGGGACAATGGGATGACTTACTTGTTTTGATGGTCCGCACACGAGACCAGTTCTTATCAAAAAAGATCGAATCATTCCTGCATTCCTGTTATTACCCGAGTGATCAAAGTGAAATGCTCGAAGCCCATGAAGCGTTATTGAGTTATATCGACCACGCCCAGACGAAGACGCTGGAGCCGAGTTTCACCATATAA
- a CDS encoding GNAT family N-acetyltransferase — protein sequence MSKELDLTQYEKKIIVRTMQEKDIEQIFELQQVCFPGMDPWKREHLESHLKHFPEGQFVVEYEGKIIGSCSSLIVNFDEYDDKHTWDDITDEGYITNHDPDGYNLYGIEVMVHPEYRGMKIGRRLYEARKDLARELNLKSIIIGGRIPNYHQYENELSPREYVEEVRNQNIYDPVLTFQVMNGFTVMRINPDYLPDDRASMKYATLMEWNNIDYRARTKRYFKTSHPVRIMVIQYMMKNIDSFEEFAKQCEYYVDVAADYGSDFAVFPEIFTTQLMSFLEEKVPSKAVRKLSEFTEDYIEMFTDLAVKYNVNIIGGSHFVEEDEQIYNISYLFRRDGTIEKQYKIHVTPNERTWWGIQPGDAIKVFDTDCGKIAIQICYDIQFPELARYAVDQGANIIFVPFCTDDRQGYLRVRYCAQARAVENQVYTVIAGTVGNLTQVENMDIQYAQSGIFTPSDFEFARDGIIGECNANVETVVVGDVDLEILRRQRKSGTVRQLRDRRRDLFRLEYNVETE from the coding sequence ATGTCGAAGGAGTTAGACCTGACCCAATACGAGAAGAAAATTATCGTAAGAACGATGCAGGAAAAAGATATAGAGCAGATTTTTGAATTGCAGCAGGTGTGTTTCCCAGGGATGGATCCGTGGAAGCGGGAGCATTTGGAAAGCCATTTGAAGCATTTTCCTGAAGGACAGTTTGTCGTCGAATACGAGGGGAAAATCATCGGGAGCTGTTCCAGTCTTATTGTCAATTTCGATGAATATGACGATAAACATACGTGGGATGATATTACGGATGAAGGGTATATCACCAATCACGACCCTGATGGGTATAACTTATATGGAATTGAAGTAATGGTCCATCCGGAGTACCGTGGGATGAAAATCGGCCGCAGACTTTATGAGGCACGTAAAGATTTGGCCAGAGAGCTCAACTTGAAAAGTATTATTATCGGAGGGAGAATTCCGAATTATCACCAGTATGAAAATGAGCTGAGTCCGAGAGAGTACGTAGAAGAAGTAAGGAATCAGAACATTTACGACCCGGTCCTCACTTTCCAGGTGATGAATGGTTTTACGGTTATGCGGATCAATCCTGACTACCTTCCGGATGACAGAGCTTCCATGAAATATGCGACGTTGATGGAATGGAACAATATTGATTACCGTGCCAGAACAAAACGTTATTTCAAGACAAGTCACCCGGTTCGGATCATGGTCATTCAATACATGATGAAAAATATTGATTCCTTCGAGGAGTTCGCTAAGCAATGTGAATATTACGTTGATGTTGCAGCGGATTACGGCTCGGATTTCGCCGTATTTCCAGAGATATTCACGACACAGTTGATGTCATTCCTGGAAGAAAAGGTGCCTTCCAAAGCTGTCCGCAAACTGAGTGAATTCACGGAAGATTATATTGAAATGTTCACCGACTTGGCGGTGAAATACAATGTTAATATTATCGGCGGCTCGCATTTCGTCGAAGAAGATGAACAGATCTACAATATATCGTACCTGTTCCGCAGGGATGGAACGATTGAAAAGCAGTATAAAATTCACGTAACGCCGAATGAACGGACGTGGTGGGGTATCCAGCCGGGAGATGCCATCAAGGTGTTCGATACCGATTGTGGAAAGATTGCCATTCAGATCTGTTACGACATCCAATTTCCTGAATTGGCGCGTTATGCCGTTGATCAGGGTGCGAACATTATTTTTGTTCCATTTTGTACGGATGACCGCCAGGGATATTTACGAGTCCGTTACTGTGCGCAGGCACGTGCCGTTGAGAATCAGGTTTACACCGTCATTGCAGGGACAGTCGGAAACTTGACGCAGGTGGAGAACATGGATATTCAATATGCCCAGTCTGGTATCTTCACACCATCAGATTTTGAATTTGCACGTGATGGCATTATCGGGGAATGTAACGCCAATGTAGAGACGGTTGTCGTCGGTGATGTTGATTTAGAGATTCTGCGTCGACAGCGCAAGTCGGGGACGGTCCGTCAGCTTCGGGATCGCAGGCGCGACCTGTTCCGATTGGAGTATAATGTGGAAACAGAATAA